The DNA region CACTGATGAAGCTCGATTAAACTGACTCGCGGTGCACCAGTCTATGGCCCGTGACGTGACAGGGCAAAAACGGTGAGGGAGGAGAGCCTGCTCAAATCGAACAGTAATCTGCGCTGCTCCATTATGTTGTCAACAAGGGAGCATTGGTCATCGTTCAGAAACATATCTCTTTTCCATAAAATATATGTTCAAAATTTCTAACTAGTTTTAATTGGGaaggcagattttttttataaatcaAAAGCAATCACCTTTGCATGTGAAAACATAAAATCATACTCATTACTCCACGTGCATAACCTAGGTGACTATTTCACATTTGTTTTGAGCCAGCGTAGGCCAGTTGTTTGGCACTGGCTCAGGCAGGTTTTGTTTAGGATATAGCTTTTGTCAAAATGTTGTTTTCGTACCAGGTTTAGAAGAatttacacagcaggttaggattaTTTGGTTAAGGTTAGCTATAATGCACcccacatttttggggggataaaagctgtatcccatctagacaTGACGGCTCACGCCCAGGAAGCAACTAAACGAACGCAATCACTTTTCAACCGGTGCAAAACCGGGCCAGATAAAATCGAATCTCCTCACTCCGTAAATGGAAGCTCGATTGCCAGCTTTCACTGTTTGCTGAGGAATTCGAGTGCAGTCAATAGGCTTCTAGAAAGAAGGCGAAGTTACTTCGAGTTCGAACCAAGTTCTTGTTCGAGGACATGACTGCATTCCTTAACTCCAGACCTCATGTAGCCTTCTGATTTGGGTTATTCAACCAGATAGACGATACGAATTTCTTCTAATTCATTTTTCCACCTTCTCATTTGATTCcaccagggagaggagagaagtgcgACCCCGTGCTGGATGGATGGTTATGGGGAAAGGAGCAGGAGGACCTTCGGCGCTTGAAGTCGGCAAGATCCTTGTTGTGTTTCTTTGCCTGTTTCCTTCTGGTAAGATAATATTAGAGATACTAATTGAATCATGCCTCTGTAAACATTGTTAATATGATTCATGTAGTTATTACAATCCTTGTTCAGTTATACTCTCTCTTGAGGTCTTGCAAAGTTAGCCCAGTACCACGATGATGGCAAAATCCACACAATGAAAAGGACAAGACACATTGTTACATTGAGGCAATATTCACGGATACAATGTTAAATTGAAACAAGCTTCACAGAATGGATACATAAATGCATTGTTACATTTAGCAAAAGCGTTTGCCGTCGTGCCAAAACAGTACATTTTCTACAAATGTAGCATCCGTTTGTACGTTTTGCAGCTCACATAGTATTAAAAAGACAATATTTGAGTGTATCAACAAAAATGTAAGAATTTAATAAATTGCATGTCAACACTGGCAAAATGCATAAAATATCAGAGACCCGTGGAATCGACTGTCGGTGCAAACAGCCACTTATTTCGCCTTTCTTGTGCTCCATGTTGTGAGTTTGAGGCCTATGTTATAGTCGTAATACTTTTCTGTTAGTTATAGAAATAACGTCTTATTTTAATTTAACCGTTTTACGCAGCTCTAGGCTACTCAAGTGCTACACCCCCGTGCGGTTGTTTGTTTGGGGGGATGGGGGGATGGGGGTAGGGTTTACGGATTCTATCCCCCTTTACTAAAGTAGCCTACTTTCTTGATTTGACTTTTTATTTTGGCCTCGGTCAAAACAAGTAAAGTTACCCTGAACTGCACATCGAATTTCCCCCTGAGCAATTCATAACCATGCTTAGGTTATTCATTGTTTGACCTGCATGGTTCTAGTAAAAGTAAACATGAAATAAAACTTGATCAAGCACAGCTAATAATGGTCTTACCTAATGGTCTTACCATTCCTGTTTATGAGATACAAAAATACCATATCTCCATGCCCCATAGAACTCAATTTGCCAaccttcattattttatttttttaccttttatttaactaggcacttCGGTTAAGAACACAATCTTATTGACAATGATGGCTTACCATTTTTATTGGTTTCTTTCAAATCACTTACTGACAAATGCAAGTGTTCCTTTTTGAAGTTTATTAGTTGCTGAGGCGGGACTGGTGTGTAATTTGGTGGTGGTGGGGAAATCGTTGTTGTGGTGTGGTAGAACCATCAGCATTCAACTGAGTGTTGGCTGCTCAGTTCTGAggaaaagtttggtggaggaaatGAAGGCCTAAACTGAAGTTTGTTTGTTAGGCGACAGCTAGGAGATCCAATTGTATTGGTATTTGCTTTTAATTACATCTATTATGTCCTATATACCCACCCCTTTTTTCATGCCTCCCAAAGCAACTTAAATTTCAGCTCATGTAATTTAAGTACCAGGGAATGCCTGTTGAAAATTGCGTTACTCTTTGATTAAGGCCTTCTGCAATGGACAGGTGGATATCTTATATCCAGTTTGAACTGTGGAATGGTGAGACCTCTCTTCTGGTcctggagccccccccccccccccccccccccccattgcctCAACCCATTGCTGATGAAACTCAATCTAATCCCTTTACACAGGGCTAATTTATGACTCTGCTGGTCTCTTCTCAATGGCAAATTACATTGTCTTCATTCAGAGCTGTAAGACTACCCCCTCCCACATTGGCTCACACAAACTCATACCCCCTCCGGTTCACTTCAACGAGCTGGATTCTCAAATGGGAAGGTCTTTCCTCACCCCTGGTGGGGGTTTTATAAAGGCTTTTAGCCATGCAACAGGAGGATATAGTATACATGAAAACACTGGGTAGGGTACCAATTGGTGAATTTATGCAGTTAACACTTCTGAGTAGCTTGTTTTgactaattcaaatcaaattgtatttgtcacatgcgccgaatacaagaggtgtagaccttacagcttacttacaagcccttaaccaacattgcagttttaagaaaaataagtgttaaaagtatttactaaaataaacagaagtaataaaaaaaatagtaattcaagagcaacaataaaataacagtagcggggttatatacaggaggtaccggtacagagtcaatgatgcaacctgtcaggatgctctcgatggtgcagctgtagaaccgtttgaggatctgaggacccattccaaatcctttcagtcttctgagggggtaTAGGCGTTGTTCCCTCTTactgactgtcttggtgtgttttggccatgatagttcgttggttaTTTGGATATCAAGGAtcttaaagctctcaacctgctccactacagccctgtcgaggAGAATggggggtgtgctcggccctccttttcctgtagtccacgatcatctttgtcttgatcacattgagggaggttatcctagcaccacactgccaggtctcggacctcctccctgtaggttgttTCATTGTTGATGGTGATCAGGCCGACctctgtgtcatcagcaaacttaatgatagtgttggagtcgtgcttggccacgctgtcgtgggttaacagggagtacagaaggggactgagcacacacccccgagggtcccccatgttgaggatcagggtgacagatgtgttgttacccatCTTTACCACCGTGGGGTGTcctgtcaggaagtctaggatccagttgcagagggaggtttttagtcccagggtccttagcttagtgatgagctttgagggcactgtggcgttgaatgctgagctgtagtcaatgaacagcattttcatgTAGGTGTTTTAtttgtccagttgggaaagggcagcgtggagtgcaattaagattgcatcatctgtggatctgttggggcggtatggaaattgaagtgggtctatagtttctgggataatggtgcacctcatggctacagatgtgagtgctatgggtcggtagtcatttaggcagcttaccatagtccctgtgcccaagaacaccatggtggtctgcttgaaatgtttgtattacagactcggtcagggacaggttgagaATGTCAGTAAAGAtatttgccagttggtcagcgcatgctaagtacatgtcctggtaattcatctggccctgtggccttgtgaatgttgacctattttaaaggtcttactcacattggctacggagagcgtgatcacacagatgtccggaacagctggtgctctcatgcatgcttcagtgttgcttgcctcgaagtgagcatagctcatctggtaggcttgtgtcactgggcagctctcggctgtgcttccctttgtagtccgtaatagttttttACGCCCTGCTACATCCGACGAGCGTTGgcgctggtgtagtacgattcacgGACAActccgccagctgtatgttatccatgtcgtcgttcagccacaactcggatAAACATAAGATATTGCAGTTTTTAATCTCCCGTTGGCAGGTTCGTCTTGATCGGAACGCATCTATCTTTtcatccaatgattgcacgttggctaataggactgatggcaGCGGCGGATTAGCCGCTTGCTGTCGGATCCTTACATGGCACCCTGACCCATGTCCCCGATATTTCTGTCTCTTcatgcaaatgacggggatttgtgCCTTGtctggtgtctgaagtaaatcttTCGCGTCCGTCCAgtatgaggtgagtaatcgctgtcctgatatccagaagctcttatcAATCATGAGAGACAGTGTCAGAAACAAAGTAAGTTACAAATAGCGCGACAAAGGacaacacaatagcacaattggttaggcgcTTGTAAAACGGCAGTCATCTCGTCCGGTGCCATTACAAGAGTGGCCTGGGGTGTATGTTGGTGTTTTTAATAATTTATCCCCCTATGTCCCTGTTGAAATAAAgttagtatatatttttttacaagttAAATTAATACACCTTGTCTtccacaaaatatatatttttggtgaTGCATTAACTTTTGCAAGTCTACTGTATCTCTTGGAAACTGTGAATCTCACGTTGTGTGCTGTATGTTCTTTAAGAATGCGATGGTGTTCATTGAGTGTTATGAAATCTCAGAGCAGAATTGATTTGAACTTGGCAAATTGCAGCCACTTGGAATCCACATGTGGTGGAATTTTGGGTTTCTTTACACATGAGGTCAGAGTTATTTAATGGAAATAAATGCTCAATTTGTCTTGACACTGAAAAAACATGGAAAAACTAAAAGGATGCTGCAGGGCTTTTTGGAATTACAGAAGTCTAAATAGAAGGCATAGCCCTTACATAGGTTATTGTTATAGGTTTCAAAACACACAGATAAGACTAACACTTGCTTTTATTTAAATTTCTTAGTACATAAAAAAAACTGTCCATTGTAAGTATTTTTTTTTCCATTGTTTGTTTGAACTATGGTCCTAATGTTTGCTTCTCTCTACAGTGAGTCTGCAGTGTAAGATCCTCAAGTGTAACTCAGAGTTTTGGGCCTCCACCTCAAGCTCCGGCCCGGAGGAGGAGTTCTGTACTGCGCTGCGGGCGTACAACAACTGTGTACGCCGCACCGCACGCACCTGCAGAGGCGACTTAGCCTACCACTCAGCCCAACATGGCATAGAGGATCTCATGAGCCAGAACAACTGCTCCAAGGAGGGGCCTACAACTCAGCCTCGAGCCCGGACCCCTGCTCCACCACCACAGCTACAGCCTGACAGCCAGGAGCGCTCCGATGGGCCAGAGCAGTGTCATTACGAACGCAGCCTTCATCGCCAATCCTCGCCACCCAACTACACCCACTGTGGCTTCTTTGGAGACCCGCACCTCCGTACTTTCAGCGATGACTTCCAGACCTGCAAAGTGGAGGGAGCCTGGCCACTTATCCATAACAAATACCTGTCTGTTCAGGTGACCAACACACCTGTCGTGCCTGGCTCCTCTGCTACGGCCACCAGCAAGGTGAGAGGAGCCTCTACAGCTCTCTATCATATTCACATGTTGAATCCATGACATATTAACTATATTGTGGGCACAGCACAGTTATCAATGTCATGCATCCCCAGACAGTCTAACTACTGATCAAGTATTCTGTGATAAATTCTTTGCCAAGGACTGAAACCTTGCAAAACTACTCGCTTGAAGTAAAATGTCACCACTTCTCTTATCATAGAAATACCAACAGACCTTGCAAAAAAATTCTGAAAACACCTGTCTTCTCACCGCTGCGGAGGAGTGTACAAGTTTTCTAAGTAAAGAACTCAGAAATAGCTATCTATCAAGCTATATTTTTTGCTATGTCCACTATTACATAATTGAGCTTCCAAAATGGGCCCATAAAGGAAAGCTGTGTTAAAATGCCAGGTAGAGGTTTTTAGGAAAGGGAACATTTTGTTGTCTGTCCTGACCAGGGCTGGTACTCCTCTATTCTGCCATTTTCTTACTAAAGAAAGCCCTTTCAGGGAATGGGAAAATATGTTGGCCGGCTTGTATGAATCAGTAAACAGACAAATTGTACTGCAGTGATTAGTTTGTAGGAGCTCTCAAATCAAGAAATAGTATCGTAAGTAAGACCTTCGTATGTAAGGTTCTGGGCCTCTTTAATGTGGGTAGAGAAGTAGGAACAGCCTTGTGGACTCTGGTTAATGTTTGGATCAATTCCATCGCAGACCAAGAGGCAATACACAGACCAATTGTTGGGATCTTGATAAGGTTTACAAATGATATGCCAGTATTATAACAGCAGTATAAACATCAAACGTTACCAGGTGGCTCCAGCCCTCTcgcttttttttgttttgttaacagCCAAGACTAATTTTAGGCCCACTGTATGTGTAGCAGTCCATACCCTAGcattgtgtgtatgtgaattAGAAACTGTTGTTTTAACTAAGTGCTCAAGCCATGCAGGAAACTGCAGACATTTTCTCCACATTAGTTGGCCCTCATACCTCATCAATTATCATTGTTTTGCTTCTATGGTACATTGGACGGCCTGGAGGGTTTACCCTGAAATGGCTTTCACTAACTTAAGGGGAAAACCAAGAACCCTGAGCATTTGTAGTCTGTGAATTCACTTAATATTCGGTCCACATTTGGTGAAATTTTGGCAATAGTGATTGTGTGACCAAAAGGCCTCCGTGCGCTCTATCCTGACTTCAGGGTTTACACTGAAACTTTGTCCTCAATCACATGGAGAAAGACCAATTTTCCATCATCAGACCTAATGATGCACTTTCAGCATTCAGGCTTTTTTCTGTGCACTTAAGGTAATTATATTTGTACACAGCTGTACTTGGAAACAAATTAGACAGCTTTTTAAGTTATTCAGTCTGGACAAAGGGAAAACAATGCTACAGCCTATACAAACAAGACTTCCCTGGTTATAGATAGACCATGGCATTGCTGGAGCTCTGATTAACATTGGCTCCTGCTGCAGTGTATGGGAACTGTCGGTTGTATACTCTACCAGTGtgacatgctagctgttcccTTAGATTTCCAGTCATTGAGCCAATGACTATCCACTTAAACGCTCTTCTCAGtagaaatatataaaaaatgacTTTTATTTAGCGTTGGCGACAATTTAGCAGCGATGGGCCACCGCTGGCAAtttaatataggggaaacactgactaCCTTAAGGTTAATGATGCAAATTGTTTCTTTATGCACAGGGTTTTTGCATGTTCTTAGATAAAGTTGTCCTTCGAAAACGGGAGATTGAGGGGTGGGCTGGGTGGCAGATGACTTCACTGGGTAAGGCATTTTCgtgctcccctcccccctccactctGAGATTAGAGCCTCTTGGCTGTACCGGGCTCACTTCTGTGACAACGGCTCACTGGCGTCCTAATGAAACCATGCAAGCGGAGAAGTGACCAGCCTGAGTTAATTAGCCGCAGAGCATGCTCTCCCCTACTGGCCCAGTGCCACTCCCCAGAGCATAGTTCTGGGGTTCACAGGCATGTTTTTCACCACTATGAATGGCTCGTCTTTGTGTCTGCACACTAAGGCCCGATTTAACATGGCCTATACCCATGTTTTCTGAGGCCGTTTACTTTGGCCTCCCCTATGTTGAGGCAGAGCTGAAATGTGAAACTGGGTTGGGGTCTGCATTACACAAACTACTGGTGGTGTTAATGCCAAAGCACAAAGATACCCCTCAGTCATTTGTGTAGCCCTACCACTAACTCTTGTCCACATAAACATGACAATAGAGAGCCTCCATACAGTTATTAAATTCAACTGGTGTTCAATGATTTCATTAATTTGATGTCTATATGTACCTTTTCTATTTTCAGCCTCAAAAGGCTCCACCATTACCTGAAACGTATTGAATGAGCTAACTATTGTTGTGCTGACTGCTATTTCTAATCCCCTCTCTCTTGCTACAGTTGACAATCATCTTTAAGAACTTCCAGGAGTGTGTGGACCAGAAGATGTATCATGCAGAGACAGACGAGCTGCCTGCAGCATTCGCCGATGGCTCCAAGAACGGCGGAGACCGCCACGGGGCCAACACGCTACGCATCGTGGAGAAGGTGCCTGGGCAGCAGGTGGAGATCCACGCACGCTACATCGGTACAACCATTGTGGTCCGGCAGGTGGGGCGATACCTGACCTTTGCTGTGCGGATGCCAGAGGAAGTAGTGAACTCTGTAGAAGACCGAGACAACCAGGACCTGTACCTCTGCCTGCACGGCTGCCCCGCCAACCAACGCATCGACTTCAGGACATTCAGGGCCCGTGCAGTGGAGGGCCACGGCCTGAGCAGGACTGGCAGCCCTCCCCATGGGTTTACCTACAAGGCTGCCATGGCTAAGTGTAAAGAGCGCCTCCCAGTGGAGGACCTGTACTTCCAGTCCTGTGTGTTCGACCTGCTTTCCTCTGGGGACGTCAACTTCACCATGGCTGCCTACTATGCCTTTGAGGATGTGAAAATGCTCCACTCCAACAAGGACAAATACCACATTTATGAAAAGGATGCATTTGGGAGTAATGCGGCGCCAAGGGGATCAGATGTGTTCTCGCTAGTCCTCCTCAACTTTCTGGCTGTGTTGTACATCTATAGTCCCCTGCCAACATCATGCTCATTATGCTAGCTGTCAGTGGGTGTGAAACAGTGCTCTCACCGTGTCATACTTCACCACCACTGCTCTGTCCTCAGTGGCTGGTGGCCAGTGGAGTCCGCAAGCCCTTCCATGCCTCTGCGGGGACAGAGCAGCCCATGTGCAATCAAACTCATCCCAGCCATGGTTTCatcattgttttgttgttgtcatcATGTGTTGACTTCCATCTGGTGGTGAGGTGAGCTCTATGTGCTCCCACCTATCATTACATTCATTCTGCTGGTTTAAGGACTGGTCCTTTGATGAAGGGGAGCGGTGGTGAGTGAGGAGAGCCCAGGAGCCCCAGTACTTTGGATATCAAGCTGGGATTAAATCCCACGTTCCCACTGGGACTGCATGCGCCTATGGGAAGCGAGATGAGATTATCTCTTGCAGAAAGAACCTCACTGGTTCCAAGCCAGTGGAGCTCCCTGTGGCTCATGGGTATGGGCTAGACGACATGACAGGGGCTTTTGTTAACCTCTGGCCAGAAGTAGCTCCCTGTTTGATGATCTTCCAGCTTTGGAAAAGCTGTAGCTTTTTGGAGGAAGCTCTCAGCCAAAAGGATGTCAGAGCAGCGAGTCTAGTTGTCTGCTGTGGAGATTAATAGGTCATAACGCCAGGTCTTTTGTAacattgtgtgtttgtttgtctgtctgtgtgtgtgtgtgtgtgtgtgtgcgtgcgcacctCTGTGGTTAATTGTGTGCTCCAGAAACGgttgtgagtgagagtgagtgttaCTCAAAAGTGCAAGAAATCTTTCCTTGGGAGAAATATTTCTTAATGTTGTTATATTGCACCCCAGGTTCTAATATAGAACCGTCATGGTGGTCTAGAGTCAGTTGAAACTGCCTCTGCCTGCCAAGTGGTTACTTCTAAGTGAACTGGCAGAcggtaaaaaaatattttcccaACTTTTTACCTGTCAATCAGTGTCAAAAAGACTTAGTTCAAATATTGCCGTTTTAAAGTGTTAAGTAtgataaatgtatttttttgtatcaGGTCTAATTAGGAATGGAGATGTTCATAAGGAAAAAGCCCTGAACAAATTCTACCAAGGGCACACAATGCAGAAACGCAGATCACGTTTACACAGTATCTCTCTTCATTCAACCAACCAACTTTCATGTACAATGTATCATAGCCAAGAAATTGTTTTCTACTGATCATTTGTTTCTTGTCTAGGCAGTCAACAGTTCCCTGCAGATGTAGGTATATTGGCAATGTGATGGGTTTGAGAAAGGTATAGTCACACTaggttaaaataaaatgttttcccaCCCGTGGTGTGCTTCCACCAAATGGACTTGTTGCGGATACAAATcagtgtgatgacgtagtgcacacaaaatgtactttaaGTTCAATTTGTTTCCATTGTATTTTCAATTCtaccgatagttttgtcacaaattGTAGAAAATGTATCTATTCTGGTCTTGAcacatgcgctctagccaacagctggcagatacagtgcgggtaggctTGTCTACATtgacattattatggataagagcaagaatatttgtcaaatggcagtcaagcatcaatcatcatgtcaccagatcctcaacatttattggaaaggagcatcaagctcatcaccgtgcactttcatcaccctgtgaagttcatttatttcatctgtcGTCTAATAAGCGGCATTGTTTCCCTAGTCGGAGGACTCAccatatcatcacgtgactccaagttctacgatatgatggttattctattaatatttgcgcataaaggggtttccactgccatttctcgcataattaattttaccaacacaaaaagatcccaccatgttgaATGAACAAATTATTTATCGGCATTTATAAAGTTGTACCAAAGCCTCCTGTTTCTAACACCACTGTCGTGATTTGTTTTATACGGTATGATTTTACccacataaaaactgtggatggaaacgtggtttaCTGACCACTGTAGAGAGCAGGCCCTGTACGTAAAAGAGGGTGTTGACATGGCTCCGCTATAGGGAACGTACAACTTGCATCTGTCTGTAGACCTGTTCATTTATGGCTTTAATCTTTGCCAAAGAACAAGCCCTGGTGCCAACAATTTTCCCAACAGCTGAATTTtcacttctctctttctctgtgaacTTTTCTGATTAACGTTTCCATTTGGATTGTGTAGAACGCTGGTGCTACTACTTGAACTTAGTGGATTGACTTATTCAGCGCAGTATGGTAAATAAGCTGTCAGTTTCTGGTTTTGAATTTGATCTTCTGTCATATGTGAAATGCATGCAgctacagcagtggaggctggtgggatgagtTTTATAAGAGGACCGGCTCATTTTAACAGCTgaaatggaatcaatggaaaTGAGTCAAACGCATGGTTTCTAAATGTTAATTGTTTAAtgccgttccatttattccattcagTGGTGTAAATTACTTAAGTAAAACGCTttagtactacttaagtcgtttttgtggtatctgtattttactatttatatttttgacaacttttacttcactacattcttgaagaaaatgatgtactttttactccatacattttccctgacacccaaaagtacttgttacattttgaatgcttagcaggacagaaaatggtcaaattcacacacctggtcatccctattgcctctgatctggcggactcactaaacacatgctttgtttgtaggtgttagtgtgaccctggctagccgtctggtttgcttaatataatgaattttaaatgattcatacttttacttttgatacttaagtatattttagcaactacatttacttttgatacttaagtatattaaacacatacttttagactttgcctcgagtagtattttactgggggacttttacttgagtcattttctattcaggtatttaaaaaaaaaccttttattcaagtatgatatttgagtactttttccaccactgattccattccagccattacaatgagcccatgcgcctcccaccagcctccactgatctacAGTATCATTTTGATGTGTTGTAGTTTCTCCATTGCATTGTCTGTGTAATAATTTCATTCACTAGTAAGCCTAAGGGCTCGTTTAAATTCGTACAGCGGAAGTTCAGTGCGATAGCGAAATTGAaaggtaatttctgattgagccgacaCATGCAGCATTTATCTCCACGAGCCAGGAGCTTTGCCTTTAAATGTCAATCATGCTATAGCGCTGAACTTTCACGATACAGATTTAATCAAGTTCTACATCTTGAGGCTGGAGGTACTAATACTTCAAAGGCATGTTATATGA from Oncorhynchus mykiss isolate Arlee chromosome 1, USDA_OmykA_1.1, whole genome shotgun sequence includes:
- the rgma gene encoding repulsive guidance molecule A isoform X2; the encoded protein is MQSRRERREVRPRAGWMVMGKGAGGPSALEVGKILVVFLCLFPSVSLQCKILKCNSEFWASTSSSGPEEEFCTALRAYNNCVRRTARTCRGDLAYHSAQHGIEDLMSQNNCSKEGPTTQPRARTPAPPPQLQPDSQERSDGPEQCHYERSLHRQSSPPNYTHCGFFGDPHLRTFSDDFQTCKVEGAWPLIHNKYLSVQVTNTPVVPGSSATATSKLTIIFKNFQECVDQKMYHAETDELPAAFADGSKNGGDRHGANTLRIVEKVPGQQVEIHARYIGTTIVVRQVGRYLTFAVRMPEEVVNSVEDRDNQDLYLCLHGCPANQRIDFRTFSRTGSPPHGFTYKAAMAKCKERLPVEDLYFQSCVFDLLSSGDVNFTMAAYYAFEDVKMLHSNKDKYHIYEKDAFGSNAAPRGSDVFSLVLLNFLAVLYIYSPLPTSCSLC
- the rgma gene encoding repulsive guidance molecule A isoform X1; the protein is MQSRRERREVRPRAGWMVMGKGAGGPSALEVGKILVVFLCLFPSVSLQCKILKCNSEFWASTSSSGPEEEFCTALRAYNNCVRRTARTCRGDLAYHSAQHGIEDLMSQNNCSKEGPTTQPRARTPAPPPQLQPDSQERSDGPEQCHYERSLHRQSSPPNYTHCGFFGDPHLRTFSDDFQTCKVEGAWPLIHNKYLSVQVTNTPVVPGSSATATSKLTIIFKNFQECVDQKMYHAETDELPAAFADGSKNGGDRHGANTLRIVEKVPGQQVEIHARYIGTTIVVRQVGRYLTFAVRMPEEVVNSVEDRDNQDLYLCLHGCPANQRIDFRTFRARAVEGHGLSRTGSPPHGFTYKAAMAKCKERLPVEDLYFQSCVFDLLSSGDVNFTMAAYYAFEDVKMLHSNKDKYHIYEKDAFGSNAAPRGSDVFSLVLLNFLAVLYIYSPLPTSCSLC